Genomic segment of Dunckerocampus dactyliophorus isolate RoL2022-P2 chromosome 13, RoL_Ddac_1.1, whole genome shotgun sequence:
tgatacttcatATATACAATATTGGCCTTAgttttttctgatgttgtatattagcttggttATATTGTAAAACATCCCACTACCACAGTATATTTCAGGGTTTCAAAATGACTATGTGTtctattctttatgctatgatttgaaatactgtacactactttttaaagacACAATAGGTGAATTCACACAAAGTATCGGATCTGTAtggccgataccagcctgaatttgaccCAGTATCGGATCGTaaatgaaatcagtggtatcgcacatcactagagcACAAGCACACTAGAGcgcacactgcagcaatctttacttccgtaaacaaaCGGAACTGCGAGTGGTGTTGTGCTTTTGcacatgcacgtcactttccagacactttgtgttcacattaGCAAGTCGCATTtggcaatggtaatggtttaattttatttggacATGCATacaaggagaaggaagaagcaaagcttatttattcctaccccccatccgttctaCATCTATTAAAGTACGATTACTCACtccctgtattccatatgtgattttttaatcatgatgatgtaattataaagatttttcataataaatagaaatcatatataataagtgtaataataaataaataataatgaattgagACAAacacaagttcaagactcttcttccctgTATTTTGCATCAACTGTTGATGCAtcaacatcaactgattgtattgtttcttgaattcgctcatctttCACTATTTAAATTTTAGTTGAATACCCCTGATTTAGATAGTAGGCTACTCCAAACTAATATGACTAATATGGCATAGCCTAATGGAAATGCAGATGCATCTGCTTATATCGTGCATACGTCATGTTTTTCAACAGTTTAATTAATGAGATTCTAACAAAAGGCGGCTAagttatttataatatttgcaTCTGTCATGGTACAGGTGACTTTATGTCTTGGTCCTTGAGTTGTattcaaaataaacataaaaacaacgaaataacacacacaagttaaaaaaaaaaaaaagtcttcatgtCAAGATGTGCCGTTTATTCAACTTTCACTTGTCTCACTGGTCCTTTCTCTCCATATATATCATTAGTTTCCTTCTTCTTTCTGGACCgtacttgggacacccctgatttttCCCACAATTTCCCACTTGTTCTTCCGTGTTGCTCGCTTCACTTTGCTCCTCTTTCGTCTGTCTGTTGTGTTTCGTGTCACAATGCTTAGCACCGATGCACAGATTTGACTGGCTGGTCAACAATAACGATTCGTTGATTGCAATTGACTAATTTTCATGGTCGACTATGACAACTAAGTTGACTAATCATGGCAGCAACAGTTGATATATTTTAAGACCTTTCAAATTCGTATTTTTGAATTTTACACTTTTCAAGCCTAAAATGATCTGATTTTAAGACTTTAAGTCCCTGTAGATACCCTaaagcctaggttcccaaagtggggtacccCCAATTGTCATAGGGGCACATGacttgttcattgctctgtgtacatcatatcaacaaatacagtaagtgtgatgattattttgtgcattaagagtgttttagCTTGAAGaattaatttatattggtgttccaattaATCCCCAcacggcgcagcggtgaaaacctgtcactgtcaGTGGGGATttccgaaaatgaggctttattgttggttgtatgtatttttctatttctaGTTCtattttagagttgggacaccatggGTAGATCCTGGTCACATAATGGACACTTCATACTCAACAAGAAGGATCAAAACTAGCAAACCGCTATCACTGCTGAGCTAGCTTGTTTCTAATCATGGTGTATTCAGGTGCATCACGTAACTCCTCGGGCACAAGTTGCTGCTGTATTCACGGACACTTGGAAATCGCAGGAAAAACACccaaacatgcacatgcagcCCAAATCACGTGATATTTACCAAAACAACCACTTGTTGCTCATAACAGTAAgacaatgttacaaaatgttcTGCTTACAACAGAcatcaatattaaaaaaatacacttttggaCACAtattgctttatcatgattgttaaactttccccttcagtttggtatgaaatgaatatgcagaattAAACCATAGCCACCCTGAGGGGACAAGTGAAGCtgaaattcaagccattcaaagggaaggatgccaacatcagagtGGAGTAAAATATGTGGGAAGACTACTTATCTGTtgatcagtgctcatgtcaaactttattCTAATGTAAGCATACAAAATACACacttttgacccggaattactataaaatgaatggaCCAATGAAGTATGTTGAATATTTCaggttaattaagataaaaggtTAATGTTTATTAAGTGTGCAGGGGTAGGGGGTacgtggcttcaggtcaaatgtctgaaggggtacgcaactgtaaaaagtttgggaaccactgccctAAAGTGAAGACAGTAAAGACAGTCACTAACTCCTTGAAACATGATGAATATAGAACCACTTGCTAGGGTTcatagttgtgttgtcatggcaactgCCACAATTCCAAACTCGACAGGAGTTGAACAGTGGATTCAttataatgtatttaaaattcaCATCTGACCGACAATATTGATCTTAATTAAAACCATGTTTTTAGTGTGGGTGCAACAATACGCAGAATTCACGGTTTGTTTCGATACGTTTGAGTTACGGTTCGATATTTTTTCGATACAAAGAATTTattaccttgccttttttaatttgaatttcattgaaattgccaacatttttcacattttttaacattttcagcatggtatgaatgtgggaggcggcGCTCAGTGGccctgtgcttgacaatgcaacctaagccagaggAGTTGATtgcagatacactgagctttcagcacagagcacCGTCAGaagttaacaaaaataaatacgaaACTGTGTATTGTTCGATACaggggtcacggttcggtacgcatgtgtattgaacggttcgaCACAGATACACGTAGTGCTACAGTTTTTAGTGTTAAAGTAGGATAGAGTACCTTCACCAACTCGGCCCAATCCTAAGCAGAGTCCCTTCAGAGTATCCCTAAGGAACACTCAGCTTTCAATTACCTCCAATAACAGCACTTATCAGAGCACTGAGCTTTCCCTGGAGGCGCAAGGCCTGATGCCCACACTCAGCAGCCCACGACAGAGTTATTCATCACTAGGAGGAGTAACAGCTGGGCCGAAGGAAGAGGCACGCGTCAAGCCCCAATGGGAATAAACCAGGCCAGCatcacacagccattgttggagGTGCTGGTGGGAGTTGGCAAGGGAGGGGGGGGAAGGGTGTGTCACGCTATCCCATTACATCCAAGCTGATGTATTAACATGAAACCATGATGTGtcgacaggaaaaaaaaatcaacagtggCTCAGCTGCTATCCAGAGCAGAAGGGAAtgatttttatgtgttttattaaaGTCTGGCTCAGGTCGCCTTTCTGACTGGAGGCGGCTGGGTGAGTTTTCACAGCTTGATTGTGCCCTGCCCATTAACCAGCTTCCCCTTTAATGGTCCACATGTCCGTGCGGGTGGAGCAGTAAATCCCGTCTCCTAACCCTCGCTCACTGTGCCTCTACCGAGTCTTCTCATTTACGTGTCCTGAGGAGGACCGCAAACGTGATGAAAAAGTAGCTGAGATTTACAAGCCCTCCCCTGACAGCTAGGAAAAGGAGAAAATTAAACTAGAGAGCATTAAACAGGTCCCCCCATTACAGGGCAGCTCCGACACCAATAATAACCATCATTGTGTCCCGTCAAGCACCAATACATGACAGGATTGCAAATCCTGTAGTCCTCCACCTATGACAGCTAACATCTTTATACCAAGTGGATTGCATGCTCTTGTGGATTCAGAAGAATTCAGGGAGATTAAACACTTTAGTTGTCATGTTATGCTGTGATGTTAGGCCTTGGTTAAAAAGATGAAGAAGACTATTTTGACAAACCAACCCATGAAAAAagcgttaaaaaaaatcacgtaaCTAATAAAACATCCAACACACATCAGCATGGTCTTACAGTCAAGCAACAAGTGCAAATGTGATTAACTTGAATTTCACCAGAACCCTTGTCTGTTTCAGGCCTTGTTGACATAATGAAATGTAAGTAGGGAACAATAATAagtacaactgcactgcattacTGATAGgagcaaagaataataggaccCATTAGAAACAGCTAATGTGAGGCATTCCGTTCCAATATGGGAAGATGGGAGTAACAAATGTTCACTGATCAATGATCAAAATCAGCGTTTCTATCTCCATAGttactagggctgtcacgaTCGGGTATTGATATTGGTCTGATATCGGCCTACATCTAAAATCGCTGATATAAGCGCTCCGATACAAGCATCCATTCCAGACGCTGCTCCAGCATTGGCTGAAGAGAGCCCGTGTAATCACagcaacagcgtgtgctaacatgctaacaaagtagcaaggagctggagtgatgtcagccgtgGCTCGTGCGGCAATACTTTTCATTAAGGTCCAAAAAAGATGTTACAGCCAAAAACCAAAACCCGCCATGAACAAGTCCCCCAAGATGGCACAGAACCGAGGACGGTTCCGGACAAACCCCATCATGCATCCAGAGCggcaccaaaaacaaacaaaacgaaaaAAACAGTATGAGGATCCTGAgtaagttactttttctcatacctacttaTGCTGATTATTGTtgtctgtttgagtaatatcacttgatcaagctttttttttttaacattccacactacaaaataaataataaaagtattgATATTGGAATCGGTCGAcactcaaggctgcaatatcggtatcgtttcggaagtggaaaaagttgtactgGGACACCCCTAACAGTTACACAagcatttgtacaaataaaagctTAAATAGATGGCATTTTTCAAATAGAGGCCTGgaactctctgcagttgagtaagtAAATGCCCGTGCTGCTATTTGAGAACATACGGAAGTCAACAAAAGGTGCAATTCAACGATACTTTTCCTCTGTCCTCCACAACTCATGCAAGTGTCTATCTACTGGAATGCTTATGCATTAcaacacattacattacaataccttaaatcaggggtgtcccaagtacggcccagaggccatttttggccagcagctcattttttttactggccctctgcatattctaaaaatataacttaggaattaatattaatattgttagattttaaagtaatttgctttgtcatccATAACACAAAGCAAAGACTTTTGTTTCGATGGCTGAGCATATATTGACCGACACTAgattggtttcagcatctttaatgcatacCTCAATTTTTCTATGTGTGATCCCTGGCGGACACTCCTACCTTAAATGTTGCAAACTTCACTCAACACCACTACCTACAATTGGATAAGTTTTTTGAAGGACGAAAAACATCAGAGTCCATTCATCAATGAAATGACATCAAAGTATTTCCAATATTATGCTTGGTTTGATTGGATTTAGAGTAATTTCAGTTGTTTGAGTCAAAGGCATGCTGCTGTACAACATCTCTGCATGTGCTgtttaaatgtatgtatttatctaGCAAACAATCCCGTACTTGTATTAGAGCAGTCTACATCACAATTCCTCAGGGCTTCTGTGTTATTTCACTGGAAAACAAAACACCCGTTTTCTCTCAGGAAAATACGAGCACTTAGCTATATCTCTCTAATCCACACTCCCCAAGGATTATGACAATGGAGGTAGTGAAAGGGGAAAGGATTAAAAAGTAGATTTTGCATGCATCACATGCTGGAGCACTTGTTACATTATCAGCTCCTGTGGTCGTGCCAGTGTTTCTAACCTTTCTCCACTATAACAAGATTGACCCGAATCTATTATTTGTGAAGGTCAACTTGTTGGACATGAGGTGATTCCAAATAACGTATAAATTTTTACCTAGGATAATGCTGTACTGAACTGCATGTCTACAGTATTACTGCATGTCTAGGCGCCATCTAGTGGTGAAATGATAACCTCCACGTGTAAAATGTTAAAGGTTTTTAGTTCATAAAATGAAGACATATTATTATGACAGCAGTCAAGTCATTGTCATTGCCATTATGTTGTGCTATTTCAAGCATCATTAAAATTGTTCTTAACACCTTATGCTGCTCGTGGTACTTACATTCTTCTAAGCCCAGTTGGTAAGCGAGGTTCAGAAGACCTTTGACCTTCTCCATTAGGTTAGCTGTTGTCAAACTGCCCAGCTCTgccggaaaaaaaacatcattagcATTACACCTGTTCCAGTCAAATCCTCTGTATCCTGTAAAATCACAATAGAGCACCTTTTAACATTTCGATGTCCTCACTCTCAAGCTCAGCCATCCACTTGGGGGGTGAATTTGTGATGGGCTACagaaacaaaacatttcatttaagaGCGTGAAACATGAAAAGGTGTAATAATTTAAAGACAGATAATAACTCACATTTTTATATGATGCAGCAAATTCAGCAACTCCAggtactttacaaaaaaaaggccTTTCATTAAAACAACAAGCAAAACATGCTGACACAAACAAAGAGAAAATGTGGAGTCCTTACGCTGCTCTGGCCAAAGGTCAGGTGACGCTCTGTCCAGCTTTTCCAAACTGAGCAAAGAGGTTTCAAAGTCTTCACCTATCAAGACAAGAACAATAATTCACTTTTTGTTTCACTTTCTGTATAAATTATATAGTATATTTGAAGGCCAAATTGAACTTGTGACACTTTCAGTGAGGTATCACATTAACCATGTTTGTTATTATAGTTTGCAATGGTGCACAATTATATAGTATCATACAGAAAGGTGTTTGCATTAGTATGATTACCTAATTTAGCTAGATGAGAGGGttaaaacaaacacagcagtatTGCGTTACACCAAATGGA
This window contains:
- the lin52 gene encoding protein lin-52 homolog isoform X2, whose translation is MASPNGGEDFETSLLSLEKLDRASPDLWPEQLPGVAEFAASYKNPITNSPPKWMAELESEDIEMLKELGSLTTANLMEKVKGLLNLAYQLGLEESREMTRGKFLNILERPKK
- the lin52 gene encoding protein lin-52 homolog isoform X1 translates to MDRKSSSISLEHDTESTSTYSLCEDFETSLLSLEKLDRASPDLWPEQLPGVAEFAASYKNPITNSPPKWMAELESEDIEMLKELGSLTTANLMEKVKGLLNLAYQLGLEESREMTRGKFLNILERPKK